In the Lates calcarifer isolate ASB-BC8 linkage group LG16_LG22, TLL_Latcal_v3, whole genome shotgun sequence genome, ttctcacagtactagcaaacagaTGCGGAttttcaaacttggtttaaatctgtttcccgacttcgtttctccgcctctctgcgctcctcccagaagctCATGGCCAATGAGGAGACACGTTTTAGgcaatgacgacatacgtcaactaacattggcagaaaaacgctgattggtcggtCGAatctggtccgcctagcaaccgcctctgattggtcttaaaatacatccaccaTAAAGACGAAGAGAAGCCTTACATGTATCGTAAGATCTGGagttagttacagcagctttattgcTCCTGATAGTGGgccacaaaatcaaaatataataCTGTGTGaactcatttattcagtttgacCTCTAATTTTAGACATCACACAATGTCCACTGTAAGTCAGCAAGGATCCTCCTTCCCGAGACACATGACCGCGCGTAGAGTGTCAGGTTTCAGTGAGCAGGAGGCAGCATAACACAGATAGGTTTAACGGTAAGACCTAGAGAAAGCGGCGAGGCACCGTCAAATTCGTTGTGGCgagataattataataatataataattaacaacaaaaaaagttaaaaaaaaaaaaaaaaaaagtaaatataatataattcaCTTCTCCAAGTTGGGGGTTTGATACATGGCTAATAACCCAAATCCATGGTGAAAACACTGTCAGAGGCAAAAATGCTCTCCACAAAATGTGTGCAAAATACTCCCccagaaaactgctgctgtagcaTGATGTGTACCCACGATGctcccttcacatttctgactgcccCCTCATATATGTTTGCCTAGAACCGGCTCTGATCTTACATATGGGATGTATGATATTTAATGCTCCTGTGCCAAAATGCTTTTAAAAGGCCCAGTGACAGAGCTCCCACACAAAGCCTTGATTATGTTCCCATAACCCCGGAGAAACTGCACATGCTGAAACACcacaataacacattttgaTTATTCACTGAACGTGATTATGATCTGGCAAGTGATGCATGAGTTGGGTGGAAAAAGTTCtttatacacacaaaaaacccagTATCCTAACTTAACACCCTGTTTATCAAAACATTACACAGTGATGTTtaactgtgtttctcttcatcattaTATGGTTAACTACCACAGGTTGTAGTTTTTTCCCTCATCTGAGTGTTCTGGTTTACCATTACAGGAGACTGTGTTTGTGGCTGTAAATGAACCATGGTTACTTCTATTACATGACAACCCTGAGCTAACCTAAAAAGGATAGCATTTTAAATTGAGTGTCATCTTCTTGCAAGTCGAGGAGAGCCTCTCTATGAGTCCAGAGTAGCTTTGTGGCGATGTGACAGCTAAGTGCCTGTTGATTTCAGTGACTGCTCTATCAACAGGGGCATCTCATGTTGCTGCTTCTCTGCTGCAGCCCTCTCATCCTCATCAGAGGCGAGTCAACCTACAGTGTTGAAAGAGTGCCAGCGCTGCCAAACAGATGCTTGGAGGAAACAGGGGTCACAGCTCCTGCTGTTGCTATGAATCTATTGAACACCAAgttcaaaataaagtgttttgtAAAGGGTGAAATATTTTTAACTCCTGGCATTCTGCACTCAGGGGATCAGAAACTGTACTGAGCTCCCAGCACTGTGGAAAAACGTGCAAATGTTGTAACCTTTCTATTGAAAGTAACCAGAAAACGTGAGATGGAGAGGCTCTGTTGGATGGGAATATTTGAGGGATTAGATAACCACAGTGCTCTCTGAAACTACATGTCTGAGATAAGCCACCGGTACTGAAGTCAtatagtgtttttgtttgtgtaggTTTTTACTGTTGCTATAACAAAGTATTTGAGATCCCAGTTGTGGGAATCTCAAACACACCCCCAACACAAGCAATGCAAACATGATGCTTTTCAAGCTGCGGCAGACTTTCTAGCTGCACTCTTGCTGAAACATGACCATGGCATCAAATGTTTGGTTAGCGCGTTTATACTAAACGAATCAGAGAACTGATTTGATAGTGGAGGAAATTCACCACCTGAGCTCTCATTTTAATTTAGCTGATTTCGCTTAGTTGAAATTATGAATGAAATTGCAAAGTCCAAACACGTTATTGGTTACAGTATAAAGAAAACATATCTATTCTTCCATTCAAACTTTCAGCCCCTACGGTTAATACATGACTAACAGAGTTTTCATCATTACTTTTTCTTCTGAACAAGTGAATGCATCAGCTCCAGCTACACCTCCCTGTGGAGCTTGATTACTTTCACCTGCGTACGCACCTTCTATTAAGCGGCTTCGGGCAAAACAATAGGACCTTATCACCGGTAactttatgtactgtatttccAATTTGATGGAAATCTATTCTCGCCACTCCGTAGTTATCTCCTCGAATCATGCTGACCGACACAGGCCCAGTGGTAAGCAGCGCTGCTTTTTAATCATCTATTTATCAGCCGAACAAACTGTCGTGTTGTGTGTACGTCTACATGTATGTGAAGTAGATTAATAGCGGCTATTAATAACGGCTGTTAATTGTGAGCCTCAAACACGTAGTTTGAAATCAGCATGTTGTCAAACCAAATCTCAttccataaataaataaaatctatcAATTATGTCGCATGTGGCTTTCTACATCGCCACCTGTTGACAGTCAGCTCAGTGGGTGTTTGGCTCATACAAAAATACTACTACATGCTATTGGAGTATTATATGTAACGAAATGAAGAGtgagtttgatttatttataaaatgtcCTCAGTTACAACTGTCAGATTACAACTATCAGCAACATAGAaaaagctgatgtttaaatgGAATTTGGTATATTGCttataaaaacatacatagaCTAGTTGTGACTAATCATTTCATCCCCAAAAGCAGCTCAACAGTTTCTGACTTAGAGTGTTTTGTAACTAACTGCAGGCCAAACTCTACTTGTCCATAATTGATGATGTGATTGAGAGTATGAGGGAGCTCTTCTTGGATGAAGGGCTTGAAGACAGAGTCCTGGACGATTTAAGACATGTGAGTTATATTCTATATAATGCTGcttcatttatatatatgtatatgtatatatatatatatatatatatatatatatatatatatatatatatatatatatatatatatatatatatatatatataactgtaaTTCAAACATCTTGACTCAAGTTGTCAGTTACAGCAAAGTTAGATCATCTAGTATCATCTAGAGGAAGTGTGCACCATACCGGGAAAAGACAGACTGCTGTGTCTTCTGCTGTGCAGCTGTGGGAGTCAAAGATGATGCAGTCTAAAGCAATGGAAGACTTCAGGAAAAACAATATCAACTCATCCAACTTTGTGCTCCAGCTCCCTGCAAACTACAGACAGAATGATCAAGAACTCACAGGTAATACTTAACTGCTTAACATCTTATCTAAAGATAATTAATGCAGACAGTCAAACTAAGAGCATTTTAAGGtagtttgattattttaaatgtgttattaatggaaaaaaaaataccagtgtGTGCAAAGTTATAGAATATTacctttttaatttaaacatttttgtattaaaattGTACATGAAGAGTAGAAACTGATGTATCACCTGCTCTCTTCTGGTCTCTGCTCAGCCTCAGTCGTGATCCCTGCAAGTCAGAATATCTGCAGCTTCCCAGTCAAGGCAAGTGTCATCAGCTTGTACAGTATATGACCTCCCTGACTTCATATGGCTTTCTGCACATATGTATATAAGTAAAGAAAAAGGTAAACCAAAAGGAGAATTGGGGCAAATGGATGCTgcttaaataaaagaaacaaatggaACCAAAAGAGgacttttaaacaaacaacaggtaCAACTAATCTatataaatgacaacaaaacttAAAAGAAAGCCTTATGACTCATCTGTCTTTACTCCAAAAAACAGGCAAAACAGCACCatgtttcttcttgtgtttctgaaacaacaacagtatTCGTGCGTGTGTGATAtaaatttttcttttaaagctaTATCTGGCCCAGTCCCCTGATAGTTTCACAAGTACTTCAATGTTCAAGTTTacagaataaaataatcaaTCAGCATATAactcaacaacacaaaaagcaGACGATATGCTGGCAAGCTGTCAAATTGCAtccatttgaattttttttcccccaatatTGGAGACTTGAATCTTCTATCTGTGAAACCCAAGAATTCTTGAAATTTCACCACATGATATGACCTCCTAGAAAAAGAGGGGAATTCAGACCACATATATTCAGCTAAAAggctgtaaaatattttcacattatgttttatttcagaaCAACTCAGAGACACTTGCtactttttctctccctgctggGTTAGCCTACCCTGTGCAGATACCAGCAGGAGTCACTCTACAAACAGCCTCTGGTACGCAATGACTCTACCTGTTATAGGGCTACATTTGCTTTGGTTTTTAGCCTAGACTAACTGGTAGCAACAATATTTAACTCTTCTCTTTTGTCACACTAAAGGTCAGCTTTACAAGGTCAATGTTCCTGTTGTGGTTACTCCGGCCCCAGCAGGTCAGCAGTCTGTATCCCACCCCACACAGAAAGCTCCTGCCCCTCAGCCAGTTGCAATTCCACCACATACCATTCACCCACCCCAGGAGGTGGAACCATCCCCTGTTCAAGCTACTTCTGTCACACAGCCGCCACAGCTAATGACTGATTTACCCCCCAGCCAGGAGAGCAGCCTCCCCCAGCAGCCACAGGTTCCTGCTGCTGACACCTCACAGCTTCAGTCTCCACCACCTGAGGTCACACTGGCAGAAAATGAGTCGAGTCCACAAGCTGAACCTGTGAACTTGAGTATGACCGCCTCACCCTGCAGTCAGTTATTAGACTTCCAGCTCGGCACAGAGGAGGCTTTGACACAGACGACTCAGTTAAAGACCAGAGACGTTGATGACATTCTGAAAGAAGTGattgaggaggagagagagaaagcagacaGGGTGAGGAGTCCAGCGCCTGCAAAGACTGTAGACCAGTCAATTACTCAGACTCCAATGTTTTAATAATATTATGATATAactgttaatttttttcttgcaaTTTCTGTTAAGCTGGACCTGTACAGTGAACTGTCAGACATCGTTCAGCTGGATGGTCCTGCAGACAACTCtgacatggaggaggaagatggaggactTCCGCTGGAAGAGAACGACTTTCTGGGTATGATCAATGCAGAGGCAATAAAGGTCCTGCAAGAAGGAGATGGAAGCAGTGACGACAACAGCATCTCCTCCAGCAGCGACAGTGAGGGAGCAGATGAACTTGCTAATGTAGAGGAAGAGGTGAGAGAGTGCTCATTTTAACTTTGTGCCTCTTTGCAttagaaatgacatttactAGTCATGTTTTGC is a window encoding:
- the gtf2a1l gene encoding TFIIA-alpha and beta-like factor isoform X1, which gives rise to MLTDTGPVAKLYLSIIDDVIESMRELFLDEGLEDRVLDDLRHLSVTAKLDHLVSSRGSVHHTGKRQTAVSSAVQLWESKMMQSKAMEDFRKNNINSSNFVLQLPANYRQNDQELTASVVIPASQNICSFPVKNNSETLATFSLPAGLAYPVQIPAGVTLQTASGQLYKVNVPVVVTPAPAGQQSVSHPTQKAPAPQPVAIPPHTIHPPQEVEPSPVQATSVTQPPQLMTDLPPSQESSLPQQPQVPAADTSQLQSPPPEVTLAENESSPQAEPVNLSMTASPCSQLLDFQLGTEEALTQTTQLKTRDVDDILKEVIEEEREKADRLDLYSELSDIVQLDGPADNSDMEEEDGGLPLEENDFLGMINAEAIKVLQEGDGSSDDNSISSSSDSEGADELANVEEEDPLNSGDDVIEQDIPDLFDTDNVIVCQYDKIHRSKNRWKFHLKDGVMCYAGRDYVFSKAVGEAEW
- the gtf2a1l gene encoding TFIIA-alpha and beta-like factor isoform X2, encoding MLTDTGPVAKLYLSIIDDVIESMRELFLDEGLEDRVLDDLRHLWESKMMQSKAMEDFRKNNINSSNFVLQLPANYRQNDQELTASVVIPASQNICSFPVKNNSETLATFSLPAGLAYPVQIPAGVTLQTASGQLYKVNVPVVVTPAPAGQQSVSHPTQKAPAPQPVAIPPHTIHPPQEVEPSPVQATSVTQPPQLMTDLPPSQESSLPQQPQVPAADTSQLQSPPPEVTLAENESSPQAEPVNLSMTASPCSQLLDFQLGTEEALTQTTQLKTRDVDDILKEVIEEEREKADRLDLYSELSDIVQLDGPADNSDMEEEDGGLPLEENDFLGMINAEAIKVLQEGDGSSDDNSISSSSDSEGADELANVEEEDPLNSGDDVIEQDIPDLFDTDNVIVCQYDKIHRSKNRWKFHLKDGVMCYAGRDYVFSKAVGEAEW